Genomic segment of Geminocystis herdmanii PCC 6308:
ATTAGGAGAAGACGTTGGGCAGTACGGCGGTTCATATAAAGTAACTAAAGGTTTATATGAAAAATACGGCGAATTTAGAGTATTAGACACCCCCATCGCCGAAAATAGCTTTACAGGAATGGCAGTGGGTGCCGCCATGGCAGGATTACGCCCCATTATCGAAGGGATGAATATGGGTTTTCTCTTACTTGCCTTTAATCAAATTGCCAATAATGCAGGAATGATGCGTTATACTTCGGGGGGAAATTATAAAATTCCTACTGTAATTCGAGGACCCGGAGGTGTGGGGCGACAATTGGGGGCTGAACATTCTCAACGTTTAGAGGCTTATTTTCAAGCTGTACCCGGTTTAAAAATTGTTGCCTGTTCGACGGCTTATAATGCTAAAGGTTTATTAAAATCTGCTATTAGAGACGATAATCCTGTATTATTTTTTGAACACGTTTTACTCTATAACCACAAAGAAAATCTACCTGATTACGAATATACCGTTCCTTTAAACAAAGCGGAAATAGTGCGTAAAGGAAAAGATGTCACTATTTTGACTTATTCTCGGATGAGACATCATTGTACCCAAGCGTTAAAACAAATCGAAAAAGATGGATATGATCCTGAAATCATTGATTTAATTTCCCTCAAACCTTTAGATATGGAGACAATTGGGGAGTCTATCCGCAAAACCCATAAAGTGATCATTGTGGAAGAGTGTATGAAAACGGGAGGTATCGCTGCGGAATTAACGGCATCGATTAATGATCAATTATTTGATGAGTTAGATGGGCCTGTGGTGCGTTTATCTTCTCAAGATATTCCTACTCCTTATAATGGTACTTTAGAAAGATTGACGATCGTACAACCGGAGCAAATCGTTGATGCTGTGCGTAAAATCATGACGAATAAAATCTAAATAATTAACAATTAACAATTAACAATTAACAATGAATAATTAACAATGCAACGGATAATATACACAGAAATAATCATTATTTATTATAAATTTTAATGGAAAAACAAAGAGCTTTTATTATTTTAATCATTGTTTTAATTGCCACTTCGATCGTAACTTTGATAAATTTGCCCTTACAATTAGGGTTAGATTTACGAGGAGGATCACAATTAACCATACAATTACAAACTACTCCCGAAGTGCCAGAAATTACCACTGAGAAACTAGAAGGAGTACGCACGGTTATTGATAATCGAGTCAATGGTTTAGGGGTATCAGAAGCGGTGGTGCAAAGTGTGGGAAACGATCGAATTTTAGTACAGTTACCCGGTGTAAATGATCCCCAAGAAGCGGAAAGAGTCTTAGGGGGTACAGCTCAATTAGATTTTCGTACCGAAACCGACAACCCCGAAATTCAAGCTCAATATCAAATTAGACAACAAGAATTAGGAGAGTTAGTTTTTCAAGCTCAATTATTGCAAGGAGAAGAATTAACCGCCCAAGAGGCTAAAATTGAGGCAAAACGAGCTGAAATAGCCGAATTATCAGAACAGTTATACACAAAAAGCGAATTAAATGGGGAAAAACTGAAAACCGCCGGTTATCAACCGACTCAACAGGGTACAGACTGGGAAGTAATCCTCGAATTTAATGACGAAGGAGGCAAATTATTTGCTGAATTAACTAAAAGTATCGCAGGTACAGGACGTACTTTAGGTATTTTTCTCGATAATAGATTAATTAGCGCTCCCGGTGTCAGTGCTGAATATGCTAGTACAGGAATTATGGGGGGTAGAGCAACGATTTCTGGTGGAGGAGGCTATACCCTCGAACAAGCTAGAGAATTAGCCCTACAATTAGAAGGAGGCGCTTTACCTTTACCCGTGAAAATTGTCGAAAATCGTACCGTTGGAGCAACTTTAGGACAAGATAGTATTCGTAGAAGTATTATTGCAGGACTTTCTGGTTTAGTGCTGGTTTTAATCTTTATGGCTATTTATTATCGTTTACCGGGGATTATTGCCGATTTATCTTTAATTATCTATGCCATCCTTAACTTAGCTTGTTTTTCGATCGCAGGAGTAACGTTAACTTTACCCGGTATTGCAGGTTTTCTCCTGAGTATTGGTATGGCGGTAGATGCCAACGTGTTAATTTTTGAACGGACAAGGGAAGAATTAAGAGACGGAAAAACCCTCTATCGATCGGTCGAATCGGGCTTTTATCGTGCATTTGGCAGTATTTTAGATGGTAACGTCACTACCTTAATCGCTTGTATTGCTTTATTCTGGTTAGGTTCAGGTTTAGTCAAGGGTTTTGCTTTAACTTTAGGTATTGGTGTTGTCGTCAGTATGTTCACTGCGTTAACTTGTACTCGTACTTTTATGCTAATTACCGTACTAGGCTTTCCCAATATTCGTCAACGTCCCGAATTATTCTGTCCTAATCTTAAGCCGATCGAATAAACTTAGTCATTGTCTCTCCAATCATTTCGATCGAGACGTAAAATTTTACGTCTCAAGTGTTAGGTTAAAGAATTGAGAAGAAACTTATGTTTATTGATTTTCTTCTTTTTTTTGTACAAGAAAGAGTCTTCAATAATTATGATTGTTTCACTGTGGAACGGGCATCCTGCCCGTATGTTAGGAGATGTCTAATACACTAATAAAAAATCCTTCATGCTTTCCTTGTCTCTCTTTGTTTTTAACTTATAATATTTTTGTTATTCTAATATTTATATATTTAAAGAATCATGGAAACTTTTATTAATTTCAACCAAGAAAATCAGGAAAAACTCCAATATATTCAAGAAAAGACTAATCAAAATATAGAGTCTTCAATCATTACAGCTATTGAAATTTATTTTAAACAAATAAAAGCTCAAGAAGATCCCCTCGCACGACTCAAACAAAGTCCTTTAATTGCTAGTTTTGAAGGGGATGCTAATTTATCGGAAAAGTGTGAAGAAATTTTCCGTCATTCCCTAGAAAATAAATGATTATTGCAGATACGGGGTTTTTTTTAGCTTTATTCAACCTTAATGACAAATATCACTTAAAAGCTCGAAATATTTTATACAGTCTTAGTGAATCTTTAATTACCACCCATCCAGTAATTACAGAAACTTGCTATTTACTTGTGACTAGGGGAGGAGGAATTAAGCAAGAATGTCAATTTTTAAAAGATGTAGCCGATGAAGCATTTAAAATTTTTGAGTTCAATCCTCAACATTTCCATAGAATGGCATTACTAATTAGTCAATATCAAAATTTGCCGATGGATTATGCCGATGCTTCTTTGGTGGTTTTAGCTGAAGAATTAAAGGAAAGAAGAATTCTTACTACTGATTTTCGAGATTTTTCAGTTTATCGTTGGAATAATATTAATACTTTTGAAAATTTACTTCTAATATAACCGATTATTGCCTCAAACTTATACAATAGACTTCTCCAAAAATCATGATTGTCAATCAGAGATCATTAAAAACATAACTTGGATTGATAAAAAGTTTATCAAAATTAATTTTATTTTTCATTATGGTCGATGTCTATTGATTTTCTTATTTTTTTGTACAAGAGTTTATTGACTGA
This window contains:
- a CDS encoding alpha-ketoacid dehydrogenase subunit beta, with the translated sequence MAETLMFNALRQAIDEEMARDDKVFVLGEDVGQYGGSYKVTKGLYEKYGEFRVLDTPIAENSFTGMAVGAAMAGLRPIIEGMNMGFLLLAFNQIANNAGMMRYTSGGNYKIPTVIRGPGGVGRQLGAEHSQRLEAYFQAVPGLKIVACSTAYNAKGLLKSAIRDDNPVLFFEHVLLYNHKENLPDYEYTVPLNKAEIVRKGKDVTILTYSRMRHHCTQALKQIEKDGYDPEIIDLISLKPLDMETIGESIRKTHKVIIVEECMKTGGIAAELTASINDQLFDELDGPVVRLSSQDIPTPYNGTLERLTIVQPEQIVDAVRKIMTNKI
- the secD gene encoding protein translocase subunit SecD, with the translated sequence MEKQRAFIILIIVLIATSIVTLINLPLQLGLDLRGGSQLTIQLQTTPEVPEITTEKLEGVRTVIDNRVNGLGVSEAVVQSVGNDRILVQLPGVNDPQEAERVLGGTAQLDFRTETDNPEIQAQYQIRQQELGELVFQAQLLQGEELTAQEAKIEAKRAEIAELSEQLYTKSELNGEKLKTAGYQPTQQGTDWEVILEFNDEGGKLFAELTKSIAGTGRTLGIFLDNRLISAPGVSAEYASTGIMGGRATISGGGGYTLEQARELALQLEGGALPLPVKIVENRTVGATLGQDSIRRSIIAGLSGLVLVLIFMAIYYRLPGIIADLSLIIYAILNLACFSIAGVTLTLPGIAGFLLSIGMAVDANVLIFERTREELRDGKTLYRSVESGFYRAFGSILDGNVTTLIACIALFWLGSGLVKGFALTLGIGVVVSMFTALTCTRTFMLITVLGFPNIRQRPELFCPNLKPIE
- a CDS encoding type II toxin-antitoxin system VapC family toxin; the protein is MIIADTGFFLALFNLNDKYHLKARNILYSLSESLITTHPVITETCYLLVTRGGGIKQECQFLKDVADEAFKIFEFNPQHFHRMALLISQYQNLPMDYADASLVVLAEELKERRILTTDFRDFSVYRWNNINTFENLLLI